In Chitinophaga varians, the following are encoded in one genomic region:
- a CDS encoding FecR family protein — MMTDEQRLNELITARLAGTIDADGAAELESLLRSCPEQQATIALLERYWEAVPVAATPPADIFRQIMAVAEPAHSSPGKITTKDSRGLKSWILWGAAAVTLLGMFLLFRPGGDSHQQIVRTADGERKTFRLADASTVHLNGGSQLRCVLTGSRRELWLEGEAYFEVAPDPARPFVVHASGVNIHALGTAFNVKAYHGQSSCETTLLEGAVEVYADKTPDSRIRLRPYEKVSLDATASIAAPVKKINLKTIHAGPPAQTNVAAPLADTSLTETAWVNNRLQFDEIDFEELARLLQRWYGVHITFRDEKPKHYIFSGAFAGETVTQALDAMQLIEDFRYEVQGNTITIFGTSTKK, encoded by the coding sequence ATGATGACAGATGAACAACGCCTGAACGAACTGATCACTGCCCGGCTGGCCGGCACCATCGATGCGGATGGAGCGGCTGAGCTGGAATCCCTGTTGCGGTCATGTCCCGAACAACAGGCCACTATTGCCTTACTGGAACGGTACTGGGAGGCGGTCCCCGTAGCGGCCACGCCGCCCGCAGACATTTTCCGGCAAATCATGGCCGTGGCAGAGCCGGCCCACTCATCTCCCGGAAAAATTACAACAAAAGACTCCCGGGGGCTGAAGTCATGGATATTATGGGGAGCCGCAGCTGTGACCCTGCTGGGCATGTTCCTCTTATTCCGGCCTGGTGGCGACAGTCATCAGCAGATAGTGCGGACGGCCGACGGGGAACGGAAAACATTCCGCCTGGCAGATGCCAGTACCGTACACCTTAATGGCGGCAGCCAGTTACGCTGTGTGCTGACCGGCTCCCGCCGCGAACTGTGGCTGGAAGGAGAGGCCTATTTTGAAGTGGCGCCCGACCCGGCCAGGCCCTTCGTGGTACACGCTTCCGGGGTCAATATACACGCGCTGGGAACGGCTTTTAACGTAAAAGCCTATCACGGGCAGTCATCCTGTGAAACAACCCTGCTGGAAGGCGCCGTGGAAGTATATGCCGACAAAACCCCCGACAGCAGGATACGGTTGCGGCCCTACGAAAAAGTATCGCTGGACGCTACCGCGTCGATCGCGGCGCCGGTGAAAAAAATAAACCTGAAAACCATACACGCCGGCCCACCCGCACAAACCAACGTCGCTGCGCCACTGGCCGACACCAGCCTGACAGAAACGGCCTGGGTAAACAACCGGCTGCAATTTGACGAGATCGACTTCGAAGAGCTGGCACGGCTGCTGCAACGCTGGTACGGCGTACATATCACCTTCCGGGATGAAAAACCAAAGCACTATATCTTCAGCGGCGCCTTTGCCGGCGAAACCGTCACCCAGGCATTGGATGCCATGCAGTTGATTGAAGATTTCCGCTATGAAGTACAGGGCAATACAATTACCATATTTGGCACGTCAACTAAAAAATAA
- a CDS encoding ABC transporter permease, giving the protein MLKNYYAATVRGMVKNRLFTFVNISGLSIGLALGIIFLLFVKGELQYDRFHPNLSSIYGIMLNDPRENVIYTGYTTTPALASAIREGLPDADHVTRVTHGGDQLLNIGDKSTYENGYYADADFFRIFRFPVIAGDPVAALFDPGSIVITSGTARKFFGTDDAVGKIFRHNQARNLKVGAVIQDIPDNSTLRFDVMLPYQLIEQQNPGISDRWDYNAMQTFVTLKPHVDPNIFNDKLKKLIGTRYGNSTPFTYPFADFHLYNRFRDGKPAGGKIQVIQFVIIVGIFVLLLACINFMNLATARSAQRAREVGVRKTLGATRRQIVWQFLSESMAMALLALVTGVLLAKLSLHAMNTLLHTHLTMDLADWKLWLFMIGLAMVTGLIAGSYPAFFLSAFRPVKVLKGLMPGNRNGSLFRKGLVTFQFMISIFLIITTIVIFRQQRYVQELPIGYETENLIDIPTRGNMAGKYDAIREAFLQIPGVQSVSAGNDDLVRYNGATNDLVWPGKTADQNFMVNISQVQYDWIKTAGLSLLEGRDFNRDFGDTMGCILNETAVKKMGLKPPVVGTLIGQNMVIGVVRNFSFNDPFDVTPPLAVFLNTGTLNHIFVRLVNDGQWQQQVQQLEAAFKKTAPGYPFEFHFTQDAQERKFEGIRSTWQMISVVGTLAIIISCLGLLGLSTFMAEKRTREIGIRKVFGASVARLWFMLSADLMKPILLAFLLAAPLAAWAMQVLLQHMDRHITLSWWMFMLAGLLAVVIALLTISFQGIRAAMTNPVNSLRSE; this is encoded by the coding sequence ATGTTGAAAAACTACTACGCCGCCACCGTCCGGGGGATGGTCAAAAACAGGCTGTTCACCTTTGTCAATATCAGCGGCCTGTCGATAGGGCTCGCGCTGGGCATCATCTTCCTTCTTTTTGTAAAGGGGGAATTACAATATGACCGTTTCCATCCCAATCTTTCTTCGATCTACGGCATCATGCTCAATGATCCCCGGGAGAATGTCATCTATACCGGCTATACGACCACGCCTGCCCTTGCCTCGGCCATCCGTGAGGGCCTGCCCGATGCGGACCATGTGACACGTGTTACCCATGGCGGCGACCAGTTGCTGAACATCGGAGATAAAAGCACCTATGAAAACGGGTACTATGCCGATGCGGATTTCTTCCGTATTTTCCGGTTCCCCGTTATTGCCGGCGATCCGGTAGCGGCGCTCTTCGACCCCGGCTCTATCGTCATTACCTCCGGCACAGCAAGAAAGTTCTTCGGCACCGATGACGCCGTCGGTAAAATATTCCGGCACAACCAGGCCCGCAACCTGAAAGTAGGCGCCGTTATTCAGGACATCCCGGACAACAGTACCCTGCGGTTCGATGTGATGCTGCCTTACCAGCTCATAGAACAGCAAAACCCGGGCATCTCCGATCGGTGGGACTATAATGCCATGCAGACTTTTGTGACCCTCAAACCACATGTTGACCCGAACATTTTCAATGATAAACTGAAAAAACTGATTGGCACCCGTTATGGCAACAGTACCCCTTTTACCTATCCTTTTGCCGACTTTCACCTTTATAACAGGTTCAGGGACGGTAAACCCGCAGGTGGCAAAATACAGGTCATCCAGTTCGTCATTATTGTGGGCATCTTTGTCCTTTTGCTCGCCTGTATCAACTTCATGAACCTGGCCACCGCACGCTCCGCACAACGCGCCAGGGAAGTGGGCGTACGCAAAACCCTGGGCGCCACCCGGCGCCAGATCGTATGGCAGTTCCTCTCCGAATCCATGGCCATGGCCTTGCTGGCGCTGGTCACCGGAGTATTGCTGGCTAAACTGAGCCTTCACGCGATGAACACGCTGCTTCATACCCATCTGACCATGGACCTGGCAGACTGGAAGCTGTGGTTGTTTATGATTGGCCTTGCCATGGTCACCGGCCTTATTGCCGGTAGCTACCCCGCCTTCTTCCTCAGCGCCTTCCGGCCCGTCAAAGTATTAAAGGGCCTGATGCCGGGTAACCGCAACGGCAGCCTTTTCCGCAAAGGCCTGGTCACCTTTCAGTTTATGATCTCTATTTTCCTGATCATTACCACCATCGTCATTTTCCGGCAACAACGGTATGTACAGGAGCTGCCCATCGGTTATGAGACGGAAAACCTGATCGACATTCCCACCCGCGGCAATATGGCCGGCAAATATGACGCTATCCGGGAGGCCTTCCTGCAAATCCCCGGCGTACAAAGCGTTTCCGCCGGCAACGACGACCTGGTACGCTACAACGGCGCCACCAATGACCTGGTATGGCCAGGCAAAACAGCCGACCAGAATTTTATGGTCAATATCAGCCAGGTACAATACGATTGGATCAAAACAGCAGGATTATCTCTCCTGGAAGGACGGGATTTCAACCGCGATTTTGGGGATACCATGGGTTGCATCCTGAATGAAACTGCAGTAAAAAAGATGGGACTGAAACCTCCTGTAGTGGGCACGCTCATTGGTCAGAACATGGTGATCGGCGTGGTCAGGAACTTCTCTTTCAATGATCCGTTCGACGTCACTCCGCCATTAGCGGTCTTCCTGAATACCGGCACCCTCAATCATATTTTTGTGCGCCTCGTCAACGACGGCCAATGGCAGCAACAGGTACAGCAACTGGAAGCCGCCTTCAAAAAGACAGCGCCTGGCTACCCATTCGAGTTCCACTTCACCCAGGATGCGCAGGAACGCAAATTTGAAGGAATCCGTTCCACCTGGCAGATGATCAGCGTGGTGGGCACGCTCGCTATTATTATTTCCTGCCTTGGGCTGCTGGGGTTATCGACCTTCATGGCAGAAAAACGTACCCGCGAAATTGGCATCCGCAAAGTATTTGGCGCCAGCGTTGCCCGCCTGTGGTTCATGCTGTCGGCCGATCTGATGAAACCGATACTGCTGGCCTTCCTGCTGGCTGCTCCGCTGGCAGCATGGGCCATGCAGGTACTGCTGCAACACATGGACCGTCATATCACCCTCTCCTGGTGGATGTTTATGCTCGCCGGTTTGCTGGCTGTGGTCATCGCATTGCTGACAATCAGCTTCCAGGGCATCAGGGCGGCGATGACCAATCCGGTTAACAGCCTGAGGTCAGAATAA
- a CDS encoding TonB-dependent receptor, with the protein MKLSFVIVLLSCLQVTATGYSQRRVSLSVKDTEIKKVLDRISGQTDVRFLYSDRKVDLHRKVSLHADDEPLPALLDKLLAGSGFTYKELENKLVVIIPENSGWENIQVKGKVTGVDDGSPLPGVTVQVKGTAIGTVTDENGNFQLNAPAGGILLFRYVGYDQLELPVKGSMQVQLKKSSSALSEVVVVGYGTTQKKDLTGSVVSVTPKDFNKGIISNPVQVLQGKVAGLVISKPGGNPNGKISIRLRGASSLSASSQPLFVVDGIPGIDINVVPPDDIVSIDVLKDASAAAIYGSRGANGVIIVTTRRGKEGAPQVSYSGYVGFDQIANTYDVLNASQYRQYLKDNNIDPNGFDLGSSTNWQKAISRTGVSHNHNLSMGGGKDNTRYSASVNYLNNEGAIINSGLERIIGRITLDQGIFDNRLRIGLSMNYVGEKNRYQGLNPDDQGDNRLWEQSIAYNPTAPIYKPDGTYFEKLDINDNYNPVALANQIKHQRAFNKFIGSAKITYDITKNLTYDLLLGLERASADRGMYYSKKSPVIEGAGSNGTATRESKTWDNKTLETYFTYGKQWKQHNLKVTAGYSYQNFFSNSMNAGNTQFVSDIFGYNNLGAGQADLPTVGSGAGENALVSFIGRAFYSYHDKYLLTGTVRRDGSTRFGKDKKWGTFPSASFAWRMTQEPFLSGATWLEDLKLRVGYGVTGNQEIENYKSPLTYSPGGKVLDNGRWVTSYVIGQNENPNLRWESTAQFNAGIDFSIFKGRLTGTIEYYDKRTKDLLFNYNVPSPPYLFPTILANVGQISNKGVELSLSAGVVQRKDFSWGVSFNISRNYNEILSIANDQFKSDAIYAGTVGARGLTAVQIVKVVPGYSIGTFYIPQFNGVDANGNQQFKDLDGNGSFDFRSDSRVAGNGLPKYQAGLANTFRYKNFDLNFLLRSLFGYQIFNATELVLSDRFSRMPGRNIIAKYANSNIRGTYVSDRFIENGAFLRLDNFTLGYNIPAANSKWFANPRVYISGQNLFVLTAYSGLDPELPIDGLAPGIDNRNVYPKTRSLAVGFTVNFK; encoded by the coding sequence ATGAAGCTGTCTTTTGTTATTGTTTTATTGTCCTGCCTGCAGGTGACCGCCACCGGCTACTCCCAGCGCCGGGTGTCGCTGTCGGTGAAGGATACGGAAATCAAAAAGGTGCTGGACCGTATCTCCGGGCAGACAGACGTCCGTTTCCTGTACAGCGACCGCAAAGTGGACCTGCACCGGAAAGTCAGTCTGCATGCGGACGATGAGCCATTGCCGGCGCTGCTGGACAAACTGCTGGCCGGTAGCGGATTTACCTATAAAGAACTGGAAAATAAACTGGTGGTCATCATCCCCGAAAACTCCGGATGGGAAAACATCCAGGTAAAAGGAAAAGTGACCGGCGTGGATGACGGCAGCCCACTGCCCGGCGTAACGGTACAGGTGAAAGGTACTGCCATCGGTACGGTGACGGATGAAAACGGCAATTTTCAGCTCAACGCGCCCGCCGGCGGCATACTGCTATTCCGCTACGTAGGGTACGACCAGTTGGAGCTGCCCGTGAAAGGCAGCATGCAGGTACAGCTGAAAAAATCTTCCAGCGCACTCTCCGAAGTGGTAGTGGTAGGTTACGGTACCACGCAGAAGAAAGACCTCACCGGCTCTGTGGTGAGCGTCACCCCCAAAGATTTTAACAAAGGCATCATCAGCAACCCGGTACAGGTACTACAGGGCAAAGTAGCCGGTCTGGTGATCAGCAAGCCCGGTGGTAATCCCAACGGAAAAATCAGCATCCGGCTGAGAGGCGCTTCCTCTCTGTCGGCCAGCAGCCAGCCGCTGTTTGTAGTGGACGGTATTCCCGGTATCGACATCAACGTGGTGCCGCCGGACGATATCGTGTCCATCGATGTGCTGAAAGATGCTTCTGCGGCAGCGATATACGGTTCCCGTGGGGCCAACGGCGTTATTATTGTCACCACCCGCCGTGGTAAAGAAGGCGCTCCCCAGGTGTCTTATAGCGGTTACGTGGGCTTCGACCAGATCGCCAATACTTACGATGTGCTCAATGCTTCCCAATACCGTCAATACCTGAAGGACAATAATATCGACCCTAATGGTTTTGATCTCGGTTCCAGCACTAACTGGCAAAAAGCTATTTCCCGTACAGGCGTGAGCCACAACCACAACCTCTCCATGGGCGGCGGTAAAGACAATACCCGCTACAGCGCTTCAGTGAACTACCTCAACAACGAAGGTGCGATCATTAACTCCGGACTGGAACGTATCATCGGCCGTATCACACTCGACCAGGGTATCTTCGATAACCGGTTGCGTATAGGCCTGTCCATGAACTATGTAGGAGAGAAGAACCGCTACCAGGGCCTGAACCCCGACGATCAGGGAGATAACCGCCTCTGGGAACAGTCCATCGCCTATAATCCTACCGCTCCCATTTATAAACCCGATGGCACCTATTTCGAAAAACTCGATATCAACGATAACTACAACCCGGTAGCACTGGCCAACCAGATCAAACATCAGCGTGCATTCAATAAATTTATCGGATCTGCCAAGATCACCTATGATATCACCAAAAACCTGACCTACGATTTGTTATTGGGACTGGAAAGAGCTTCCGCCGACAGAGGCATGTACTATTCCAAAAAGTCTCCGGTGATTGAAGGCGCCGGTAGCAACGGCACCGCCACCCGGGAATCCAAAACCTGGGACAACAAAACGCTGGAAACCTATTTTACTTATGGCAAACAATGGAAGCAGCACAACCTGAAAGTGACCGCCGGTTATTCCTATCAGAATTTCTTCAGCAACTCCATGAATGCCGGCAATACGCAGTTCGTATCCGATATTTTCGGCTACAACAACCTCGGTGCCGGACAGGCCGATCTGCCTACTGTTGGCTCCGGGGCAGGAGAGAATGCTCTGGTGTCTTTCATTGGCCGCGCTTTCTACAGCTACCATGACAAATACCTGCTTACCGGTACAGTGCGTCGTGACGGTTCCACCCGTTTCGGTAAAGACAAAAAATGGGGCACCTTCCCGTCTGCCTCTTTCGCCTGGCGCATGACACAGGAACCCTTCCTCTCCGGCGCCACCTGGCTGGAAGATCTTAAACTACGTGTAGGCTATGGCGTTACCGGCAACCAGGAAATCGAAAACTATAAATCCCCGCTGACGTACAGTCCGGGAGGTAAAGTGCTGGATAACGGCCGTTGGGTGACGTCCTATGTCATCGGACAAAATGAAAACCCCAATCTCCGCTGGGAATCTACCGCGCAGTTCAATGCCGGCATCGACTTCAGCATATTCAAAGGGCGTCTGACCGGTACCATCGAATATTACGACAAACGCACCAAAGACCTGTTGTTTAACTATAACGTGCCTTCACCGCCGTACCTGTTCCCTACCATCCTGGCCAACGTAGGCCAGATCAGCAACAAAGGCGTAGAACTGTCGCTCAGCGCAGGCGTGGTCCAGCGGAAAGATTTCAGCTGGGGCGTGTCTTTCAATATCTCCCGTAACTATAACGAGATACTGTCTATCGCAAACGACCAGTTCAAAAGCGACGCTATTTACGCCGGTACCGTGGGCGCCCGCGGCCTAACCGCCGTACAGATCGTGAAGGTGGTGCCGGGTTATTCCATCGGTACGTTTTACATTCCGCAGTTCAACGGCGTAGATGCCAACGGTAACCAGCAGTTCAAAGACCTGGACGGCAACGGTTCCTTCGACTTCCGCAGCGACAGCCGCGTAGCAGGTAACGGTCTGCCTAAATACCAGGCTGGTCTTGCCAACACATTCCGCTATAAAAATTTCGATCTCAATTTCCTGTTACGAAGCCTGTTCGGCTACCAGATCTTCAATGCTACAGAACTGGTGCTCAGCGACCGTTTCAGCCGCATGCCCGGAAGGAACATCATCGCCAAATATGCCAACAGCAATATCCGAGGCACGTATGTGTCTGACCGCTTCATCGAAAACGGCGCGTTCCTGCGTTTGGACAACTTCACCCTGGGCTATAACATCCCAGCGGCCAACAGTAAGTGGTTCGCCAATCCGAGGGTTTACATCTCCGGACAGAACCTCTTTGTCCTGACGGCCTATTCCGGTCTGGACCCTGAACTGCCTATTGACGGCCTCGCGCCTGGCATTGATAACAGGAACGTATATCCGAAAACACGCTCTCTCGCAGTGGGCTTTACGGTGAACTTTAAATAA
- a CDS encoding RNA polymerase sigma-70 factor yields the protein MGDAEVNALWRSVCGADDQSAFRTLFDYFYNRLVCFAADLAGTREAAEEIVSDVFVQLWKNRRQTVGVIRLKTYLYTAVRHRSYNYIRDHQRHRWLGLDSIAEPAETAIQPSLEWKELQQQLDAAVDRLSPQCRTVFRMVREEGFKYKEVAAILDVSPRTVETQLARAVARLREVLQAMQHPVR from the coding sequence ATGGGAGACGCTGAAGTAAACGCCCTGTGGCGGTCTGTTTGTGGGGCGGATGATCAGTCGGCGTTTCGTACGTTGTTTGATTACTTCTACAACCGGCTGGTCTGTTTCGCGGCCGATCTGGCGGGTACCCGTGAAGCGGCGGAAGAGATTGTATCGGATGTGTTTGTGCAGCTATGGAAGAACCGCCGGCAAACGGTGGGGGTTATACGACTGAAGACCTATTTATATACGGCGGTCCGTCACCGCAGCTATAATTATATACGTGACCATCAGCGGCACCGGTGGCTGGGGCTGGACAGTATCGCTGAGCCGGCGGAAACGGCCATTCAGCCTTCGCTGGAGTGGAAAGAGCTACAGCAGCAACTGGACGCGGCAGTGGACCGGCTATCGCCGCAATGCCGCACTGTTTTCCGCATGGTGCGGGAAGAAGGCTTCAAATACAAGGAGGTGGCTGCTATCCTGGACGTGTCGCCACGCACGGTGGAAACCCAACTGGCAAGGGCCGTGGCCCGGCTGCGTGAAGTGCTGCAAGCTATGCAGCATCCGGTGCGGTAA
- a CDS encoding patatin-like phospholipase family protein, whose protein sequence is MNVLITSGGGAKGAFSVGALRQLMTTTGIRSFDLISGTSTGALIAAMVAAGKIPEVTDIYLSNSNADILNKQNAIDNIINNKPYLYDTTPLENQIRQQMTDDAWNTIRQSASILCLNAVCLQTGRLSIFSSRPIQASIHYDSLVINSSEMLIKSLQSSSNQAVFMPPVTIGDRQYVDGGNREVVPTRAVVTNLPSGEEHRIYILSNNPDTQQPGSDNYTGLLDVLMRAVTIFIQEVRENDLEVLRNFQHNATAPVKVFYISPEAELDPDFPTGLRFDRLLMQAWMKQGQLRAKAILEQYPGGNW, encoded by the coding sequence ATGAACGTACTCATTACCAGCGGCGGCGGCGCCAAAGGCGCTTTCAGCGTAGGAGCGCTCCGTCAGCTGATGACCACCACCGGCATCCGCTCCTTTGATCTCATCAGCGGCACCAGCACCGGCGCCCTCATCGCGGCCATGGTAGCCGCCGGTAAAATACCGGAGGTGACAGACATATACCTGAGCAACAGCAATGCGGACATCCTCAACAAACAAAACGCTATCGATAACATCATCAACAACAAGCCTTATCTGTACGACACCACTCCGCTGGAAAACCAGATCCGGCAACAGATGACCGATGACGCCTGGAACACCATACGGCAATCCGCTTCTATTTTATGCCTCAATGCCGTCTGCCTGCAAACCGGCCGCCTGAGCATCTTCTCTTCACGTCCTATCCAGGCGAGTATTCACTACGATAGCCTCGTGATCAATTCCTCCGAAATGCTGATCAAATCGCTGCAGAGCAGCAGCAACCAGGCCGTTTTCATGCCGCCTGTCACCATTGGTGACCGCCAGTATGTAGACGGTGGCAACCGGGAGGTAGTCCCTACCCGTGCTGTCGTCACCAATCTTCCATCCGGAGAAGAGCACCGGATCTATATCCTCAGTAACAACCCGGACACACAGCAGCCAGGTAGCGACAACTATACCGGCCTTCTCGATGTGCTGATGCGCGCTGTTACCATCTTCATACAGGAAGTACGGGAAAACGACCTCGAAGTACTGCGCAACTTCCAGCACAATGCCACTGCCCCCGTCAAAGTATTTTATATCAGCCCAGAAGCAGAACTTGACCCCGACTTCCCCACCGGTCTGCGGTTTGACCGGCTGCTGATGCAGGCCTGGATGAAACAGGGACAATTACGCGCCAAGGCAATACTGGAACAGTATCCCGGCGGCAATTGGTAG
- a CDS encoding GNAT family N-acetyltransferase: MTAVYIIRATLENITALQQLSVATFRETYEAYNTQEDMQHHLSTHFNATQLSIEINSPHISYYIAFRQDTPIGYIRLNTGPAQTDLKDQNALEIERIYVLQQFQGLKAGQLLLDKAIAVAREKNADFIWLGVWTKNEKAQGFYHKQGFVPFGQHIFRLGADEQMDILMKRDI; this comes from the coding sequence ATGACCGCTGTCTATATTATTCGCGCGACTTTAGAAAATATCACAGCATTACAGCAACTTTCTGTCGCCACTTTCCGGGAAACCTACGAAGCCTATAATACACAGGAAGATATGCAACACCACCTGTCCACACACTTTAACGCCACACAACTGTCAATAGAAATCAACTCCCCGCACATCAGCTACTACATTGCCTTCCGGCAAGATACGCCCATCGGCTATATCAGGCTCAACACCGGACCGGCACAAACCGACCTGAAAGATCAGAACGCGCTGGAAATAGAACGTATCTATGTACTGCAACAGTTTCAGGGGCTCAAAGCAGGACAACTGCTGCTCGACAAAGCCATCGCTGTGGCCCGTGAGAAAAATGCAGACTTCATCTGGCTGGGCGTATGGACAAAAAATGAAAAGGCACAGGGATTCTATCACAAACAGGGGTTTGTTCCCTTCGGGCAACATATCTTCCGGCTCGGCGCCGATGAACAAATGGATATTCTGATGAAACGGGACATTTAA
- a CDS encoding CocE/NonD family hydrolase — MKQVYSGVLCVLLSLTAAARSAADSVWVRSHYIKKEQYIRMRDGVQLFTTIYQPVDSSEQHPVLMTRTPYSCAPYGKDMSPRLWNSYWNTYAREGYIIVIQDVRGRWMSEGQFTNIRPFNPDKKGTDIDEASDTYDTIEWLLHHVPHNNGRVGIFGISYPGFYSTMGALSGHPALKAVSPQAPVTDWFHGDDFHHNGAFFLMDCFNFYTKGFGYPHPQPVSVAPVQQLQLPCADNYQTFLQIGTIPDFTKLTGDSLAFWKEIISHPNYDDWWKARDPRQYVERIEPAILVVGGLFDAEDCYGAWNLYKAIEKKKQSAHFNKLVMGPWYHGQWASTDGSRLGNVQFGDNTAAWYQEHIEVPFFNHYLKDKGSLADLPEATVFFTGENHWRQFTTWPSPEVAYKPMYLQAGGELGWARPAGAARPYSEYISDPAHPVPYTGDIHYIRTRDYMTDDQRFASRRSDVLTFETGPLTAPVTLGGAVTADLRVSIIGTDADFVVKVIDVFPDNFSYPGASQPNMTRDAGGPHPMGGYQMLVRGDIFRGRFRNSFALPEAFTPGKVEKVRFELPDVAHTFLKGHRIMIQIQSSWFPLADRNPQQFINIYEAQEKDFKKADIRVYHDAAHPSSVVLPVLPD; from the coding sequence ATGAAACAAGTTTATTCAGGCGTATTGTGCGTGCTGCTGTCGCTGACAGCCGCCGCACGGTCTGCCGCAGACTCTGTATGGGTGCGTTCCCACTATATCAAAAAAGAACAGTATATCCGTATGCGTGATGGCGTGCAGCTGTTCACCACTATCTATCAACCAGTTGACAGCAGCGAGCAGCACCCGGTGCTCATGACCCGGACACCTTATTCCTGTGCCCCTTATGGCAAAGATATGTCGCCCAGGCTGTGGAATTCATACTGGAACACGTATGCCCGTGAGGGTTATATCATCGTTATTCAGGATGTGCGTGGCCGTTGGATGAGCGAGGGGCAGTTTACCAATATCCGGCCGTTTAATCCTGATAAGAAAGGAACTGATATTGATGAGGCCAGCGATACCTATGACACCATTGAATGGTTGTTGCATCATGTGCCGCATAACAATGGCAGGGTCGGTATTTTCGGAATTTCCTATCCCGGCTTTTATAGTACCATGGGCGCTTTAAGCGGGCATCCGGCATTGAAGGCCGTTAGTCCGCAGGCGCCGGTGACGGACTGGTTCCATGGTGATGACTTCCACCATAACGGGGCTTTTTTCCTGATGGACTGTTTTAATTTTTACACCAAGGGTTTCGGGTATCCTCATCCGCAGCCGGTGTCCGTTGCGCCGGTGCAGCAATTGCAGCTGCCTTGCGCCGATAACTACCAGACCTTCCTGCAGATAGGCACCATTCCTGATTTTACGAAGCTGACGGGCGACAGCCTGGCGTTCTGGAAAGAGATCATATCCCATCCCAATTACGACGACTGGTGGAAGGCCCGCGACCCGCGGCAGTACGTGGAACGGATAGAACCTGCCATCCTGGTGGTAGGTGGACTTTTTGACGCAGAGGACTGTTACGGTGCGTGGAACCTGTACAAGGCTATTGAAAAGAAAAAGCAGTCTGCCCATTTCAATAAACTGGTGATGGGCCCGTGGTATCATGGTCAATGGGCTTCCACAGACGGCTCCCGGCTGGGCAATGTACAATTCGGCGATAATACCGCCGCCTGGTACCAGGAGCATATAGAGGTACCATTCTTTAATCATTATTTGAAAGACAAAGGTTCGCTGGCAGATCTGCCTGAAGCTACTGTCTTTTTTACCGGGGAAAACCACTGGCGGCAGTTTACCACCTGGCCTTCGCCGGAGGTGGCGTACAAGCCGATGTACTTACAGGCTGGCGGAGAATTGGGTTGGGCGCGTCCTGCCGGCGCTGCGCGGCCTTACAGTGAATACATCAGTGATCCGGCGCATCCGGTGCCTTATACCGGTGACATACATTATATACGCACCCGTGACTATATGACCGATGATCAGCGGTTTGCCTCCCGCCGCTCTGACGTGTTGACTTTTGAAACCGGGCCGCTTACTGCGCCGGTGACGCTGGGGGGCGCTGTTACCGCAGATCTCCGTGTAAGCATTATCGGTACCGATGCCGATTTTGTGGTGAAGGTCATTGATGTGTTCCCGGATAATTTCAGTTACCCTGGCGCCTCGCAGCCCAATATGACCCGTGATGCCGGCGGCCCGCATCCGATGGGCGGGTATCAGATGCTGGTGCGTGGTGATATTTTCCGCGGCCGCTTCCGTAACAGCTTCGCGCTTCCGGAGGCGTTTACGCCCGGTAAGGTGGAGAAGGTGCGTTTCGAGTTACCGGACGTAGCACATACTTTTTTAAAGGGCCATCGTATTATGATACAGATACAGAGCAGCTGGTTTCCGCTGGCTGACAGGAATCCGCAGCAGTTCATCAATATCTACGAAGCACAGGAAAAAGATTTTAAGAAGGCTGATATCCGGGTGTATCATGATGCAGCGCATCCTTCGTCGGTAGTATTGCCGGTGCTGCCGGATTAG